A DNA window from Vigna angularis cultivar LongXiaoDou No.4 chromosome 1, ASM1680809v1, whole genome shotgun sequence contains the following coding sequences:
- the LOC108332289 gene encoding myb family transcription factor EFM, translating into MASPSELSLDCKPQSYSLLLKSFGDQTDQTYKLEEFLSRLEEERLKIDAFKRELPLCMQLLTNAMEASRQQLQAFKVNHGAKPVLEEFIPMKHLASESSEKATNMSDKANWMTSAQLWSQASEGAKQQPTLTSPKEADIGFSISPKLALDNKPRNGGGAFLPFSKERNSCQGSTLRPLPELALASSEKEMEDKKRAEAEKGLSCQNKKENSGSDGAVVDQGKSGSPVASSLAQTTTTTSQTHRKARRCWSPDLHRRFVNALQMLGGSQVATPKQIRELMKVDGLTNDEVKSHLQKYRLHTRRPSPSPQANAAAPQLVVLGGIWVPPEYATAAHTGTPTLYGAHPTSHAPPPHYCTATPVPQEFYTAAPQQQLLPPPPPHHNPLHHLHMYKAAAHGHGSPESDLPGGGERSESIEDGKSESSSWKGESGENEGERKGIGEESNGSEITLKF; encoded by the exons ATGGCATCACCATCAGAACTTAGTCTTGATTGCAAGCCCCAAAGCTATTCCTTGCTACTCAAATCCTTTGGAGATCAAACTGATCAGACCTACAAGCTTGAAGAATTCCTCTCTCGCTTAGAGGAAGAACGTCTCAAGATTGACGCCTTCAAGCGTGAGCTTCCTCTCTGCATGCAGCTTCTCACCAACG CCATGGAGGCTTCAAGACAGCAACTTCAAGCCTTTAAAGTAAACCATGGTGCAAAACCAGTTCTGGAAGAATTCATACCCATGAAGCACTTGGCCTCAGAAAGCTCAGAGAAGGCAACAAACATGTCAGACAAGGCAAATTGGATGACATCTGCGCAACTGTGGAGCCAAGCGAGTGAAGGAGCCAAACAACAACCAACATTAACATCACCCAAAGAAGCTGATATAGGCTTCAGCATCAGCCCCAAGCTGGCTCTGGACAACAAGCCGAGGAACGGTGGAGGAGCCTTCCTTCCATTTTCAAAGGAAAGAAACTCCTGCCAAGGCTCCACATTGCGGCCTCTACCTGAACTTGCCCTTGCCTCTTCGGAGAAAGAAATGGAGGACAAGAAACGAGCAGAGGCAGAAAAGGGACTTTCGTGTCAGAATAAGAAGGAGAATTCTGGCAGTGATGGAGCTGTGGTTGATCAAGGAAAAAGTGGTAGCCCAGTTGCATCATCTCTTGcacaaacaacaacaaccactTCGCAAACTCATAGGAAAGCTAGAAGGTGCTGGTCACCAGACTTGCACCGTCGATTTGTTAATGCTCTCCAGATGCTCGGTGGATCACAAG TGGCAACCCCAAAGCAGATAAGGGAGTTGATGAAGGTTGACGGTTTGACCAATGATGAAGTTAAAAGCCATTTGCAG AAATATAGGCTTCACACAAGAAGACCCAGTCCAAGTCCTCAAGCGAATGCAGCTGCTCCACAGCTCGTGGTCCTAGGCGGAATCTGGGTCCCACCGGAATATGCCACTGCGGCACACACAGGCACCCCAACTCTCTACGGCGCCCACCCAACCTCTCACGCACCGCCGCCACACTACTGCACTGCCACTCCTGTGCCGCAAGAGTTCTACACTGCGGCGCCGCAGCAGCAGCTGCTTCCGCCTCCTCCGCCTCATCACAACCCGCTCCACCACCTGCACATGTACAAGGCAGCGGCACACGGGCATGGGTCACCGGAGTCGGACCTTCCCGGAGGAGGAGAGAGGTCGGAGAGCATTGAGGACGGGAAGTCGGAGAGTAGCAGCTGGAAGGGAGAGAGTGGGGAGAACGAAGGGGAGAGGAAAGGGATCGGTGAAGAGAGCAATGGGAGTGAAATCACTCTGAAATTCTAG
- the LOC108321141 gene encoding zinc finger CCCH domain-containing protein 25, producing MTMDDDSSIYVGGLPYDITDETIRTVFNLYGAILDVKIINDQRGRGKCYCFVTFTNPRSAIDAINDMNGRTIDGRVVKVNGVRSRGGRSNFGRERYYYHNDERNGDWDRGRDRDRDYDHDNSGRDGYRNRSNDWSRDRDRSRDRDQDRDRRFEHIHDYDEDRDPMLDNDWGREDDRVENEQEHSRGDGGDVDRDHNLDFNADRKTDRTSDLDRSFDEDRKDQSRRNNDLNVTNQHSMDLSSESTGADDDQVEAQLESSTKQLDQLKKEVSLMEEGLEEKRVHVKELQKQSKKLEDALINAKKNTSYRQMQLIKLHKCFLQVKDYTERLKSSEKELQALIDTVLLEIDGDGVGLKDGQLTNGSLDAR from the exons atgacgATGGACGACGATAGCTCTATATATGTTGGGGGTCTTCCTTACGACATCACCGACGAAACCATTCGCACTGTCTTCAATTTATATGGTGCCATTCTCGATGTGAAG ATTATCAACGACCAACGCGGTAGGGGGAAGTGCTATTGTTTTGTTACTTTCACGAATCCTAGGTCAGCGATCGACGCCATCAACGACATGAATGGCAGA ACCATTGACGGGCGTGTGGTTAAAGTTAATGGGGTGAGGTCTCGTGGGGGCAGGTCAAACTTTGGCAGAGAACGGTATTACTATCATAATGATGAGAGGAATGGAGATTGGGATCGTGGGAGAGATCGAGACCGAGATTATGATCATGATAATAGTGGTAGGGATGGATACAGGAATCGGAGCAATGATTGGAGTCGGGACCGTGATAGGTCTCGAGACCGAGACCAGGACAGGGATAGAAGATTTGAGCATATACATGACTATGATGAAGATAGAGATCCTATGTTAGATAATGACTGGGGTAGAGAGGATGATAGAGTTGAAAATGAACAAGAACATAGCAGGGGGGATGGTGGAGATGTGGATAGAGACCACAACTTGGATTTTAATGCAGACAGGAAAACGGATAGGACAAGTGACCTTGATAGAAGTTTTGATGAGGATAGAAAAGATCAGTCAAGGAGAAACAATGA CTTGAATGTTACAAATCAACATAGCATGGATCTTTCATCAGAATCAACTGGTGCTGACGATGATCAG GTAGAAGCTCAATTAGAGAGCTCAACTAAGCAGCTTGATCAACTCAAAAAAGAG GTTTCTCTAATGGAAGAGGGATTGGAAGAGAAAAGGGTCCATGTTAAGGAATTGCAAAAGCAATCTAAG AAACTGGAGGATGCACTGATCAATGCAAAGAAAAACACTTCATATCGTCAGATGCAGTTGATAAAG CTTCATAAATGTTTTCTGCAAGTGAAAGATTACACAGAAAGACTTAAATCTAGTGAAAAGGAACTTCAG GCTCTAATTGATACAGTACTGTTAGAGATTGATGGTGATGGCGTTGGATTAAAGGATGGACAACTAACAAATGGAAGTCTTGATGCTAGATAG